In Ptiloglossa arizonensis isolate GNS036 chromosome 6, iyPtiAriz1_principal, whole genome shotgun sequence, the DNA window CGTTTTATCGTCGTTGGTTCAAAGGACGAACGCAACTGCAAAGGGAGTTGCTCGTGACGTCGTTAGCAAGCATTTTTGCAACCCGAATAGCAATCCGTGTACCTGGCATCGATTCGTCACGGGTTCTCGTTACGGTGCGCGCATTACATAATAAATATGCAAACGCGGGCAACCTTCGTACGGAAAACAACCACGCGATACAGATATTCACGGTAATCGGCTGTTTCAGCAGACGTGATTCATTTTTCACGAAGATTAACGCGAGCGTACAATGATTTCCGCCTCATTACGGATTCATCTTCCGGCTGGTGAACATCGAGAATTGTTTCCGAGTGTGCTCCGTTTCGAGGATCGCGATTATCTCGCATCGAAAAATTATGCACAgcctcgagagaaagagagagagagagagaggttcgAAGAAGTGAATaaatcgtttcccgtttcttgaAAATAACAAGAAACACAGAAGACAATTAATCCAACAGAGTTGATTTACGAGATCGTGATAACTACAGgggttttcgtttattttttcacgaagaacGTTGCACAAAGGATGCTTCCACTGGCAACTGACGATACGTTTatcgaaatcattttttttctttttggaaataAACTTTTGaagatattattttgaaaatttgtcaatTTCACTGTGTTCGATGGTTTGAGAcattttccactttgagattgTAACAAGATGTTGGAAGGTTTGAAGTGATCTTCAACGATTGTAATAAGATTTGAAGATGTTCGTCAAGTAGGCTTGTAGATTTTCACGTGGAAGTTTCTCTGTTATGAGAACAATAAGCGTGAAGTTTAATATACTTGAGTAGTAGAGCATCCAATCGATTAAACTACTCACAGAGCCTTCCCAACTTGTCACTACGTCAGTTGCTATTAGTATACCTGGCTgcacaatttttccaaactttacacCTATTTTTCTTACAACTGACCAGTCATCTACGGCTGTAATTCCAGGTACAATTATTGCAcatgtaaatttataaatttaccaaatttcattaaaatcggtgagGTTCACTTGTGAATATATAATCCAAAAAACATTATAAAGATAATAAGAGCACGGATAAAACGAGGAAAAACTACGCAAGCTATGAATATCTATCGACAGAGATTACCAATTCAaaagatacaatttttaatttgcaaaaaaaaatctATAAACCTGGTCGAGATGTACACCAGTTACTATTGGTGGGGATGTTCAAGTATACCTATCTGAACAATTGTTCCAAACTTTGCACCCATTTTTCCCACAACTGACCAGTCATCTACAGCTATAATTCCGGGTACAATTATTGCACATGTGAATCCACAAGCCtaccaaatttcattaaaatcgatgaGGTTCACTTGTGAATATATAATCCAAAAAACATTATAAAGATAATAAGAGCACAGATAAAACGAGGAAAAACTACTCAAGCTATCAATACCTATCCCCAGAGATTACCAATTCAaaagatacaatttttaatttgcaaaaaaatacaaaaatctaCAAACCTGGTCGAGAATGTACAAagtaatcgaatgaaaatttcacaaGTACACTTGTTCGATGAAAGAGCAGAGATCGCTCGAATCGCTGGACTCGATTTCGAGCGCTGAGATCGAATCAGATCGGTAATTTGTAAGAGTCGATAGCACGGGACGATTAACAAATGCTCGCGTGGCATTAATAATTGCGCAACGTTAATTCAAAAGAGTGTGGTCCACGTCGCGTTCTCCTTTCACCCTTTCCCTCCCCAATAGTTTTTCGCAATCGTCTCCCCTACCTCAGCGTCGGGTAATTCGCTCCAATAGAAATTCACTTGTTGACTTTAAAACGCGACAGGCCAAAGGACTTCCGTTTCATTATGGAGacgatttttttccttttttcccctTCTTTTAACCGTCTAATCGTTATTCGCTACCGGCGGACCCGTAACACCGCAAATTATTCCGCGAAATTATTCTCGAGAGGTCCATTAAactaccctctctctctctccctcctagGCTCTTTTCATCGTTACGGAATTAGGGGGAGGGGACGAAGATCCCATCGAGAGGACGATGCTTGCaattacagaaattttatgACAATTGTGGTTGAACCCGGCTTCCGTTGGACCGAAGCCATCGGCCTTCTGCGacgctataaaaaaaaaaggaaaaaaaagaagggggaCTTCTCGATGTTTTTCTCAACGTTACCCGCCAATTATGTAGATTTCCGTTATTAGATGGAACGTGTGGCGGACGTAGTTACTTTGCATTTGAATTTTACTAGGAGAATTgctttcgacgtttcgaaatttcgaactgGTACCGACCTTGAGATTCAGGGACGCGTTGCTTCGCGCAACGAttcctaataaaaaaaaaactcgacgagaaatatttatcgagGCGGTGCGCATCGATAGAGGTTCGCGCGGTGTTGCCGATCGAACTCAACCTTCACAAGGCGGATCCTCCACGGTTAAGGCGTTGCCCACGCCTTAGGGACATTTCTACGTTATTTACGTGTCGTTACAAATGACACAAATCCCGATTAGTTTATTCATTTCTTTCTCGAGGTCCTCTACATATCACTGTTATCGTCCAGTGGGCAAAATAACAGGTGTAAATCGTACAGTTGTACTCGTTCgtacaatattcaatattttgtatCCTTTGTAAGATTATTTTCCTAAAATAAtagatattcaatattttttatttcgtataataTTACAAACACTCAATATTCGTTGAAATATCGAGAAATAACCCGCAaatattgtagaaaatattcaataatttttatttgggATTCGAAATGTCCGGTTCCAAGTGCCACGGAAATGGACGCAGTTCACAACGACCCAAGCTAGTGTTAAACGAACAAAACCGAAAATTCGTCGAATCCTTCACACTTGGAATTTTGTATCGTCTCGACGAATAGaattcttaaataaaaaatcaaagtaACACTCGGGGACACCGAAAAGTTCAACACGTCGTTGAACCCCATCCGGATCGTAAAATTCTTCGGCGGTGTCGCGGGCCGGGTTTTCGTCTCCCCAGGTACTGACATAAATTTCTCAAACACCATAGAAAGGAGCGGAGCCACCTGTCACGGCCGTACAATAGATCACCCCACCGGGGGGATCGAAAGTTCGCGGTTGCTCACGAAGTAACCCGACGAGAGATTAAAATACCTCTCTCTCGGACGATCAACGCCCCCGACCGACCTAACGACCAGGTGTAACGAccgattttatttctatttttcttttttttttgttcgttcccaGGACGTGGAGCTACTGGAGGGAACCATTCCGTCGGACGTGATGGAGGTGGATGTTTCCCACTGCAGGGAGTTGAGGATCCAGTCAGGCGCGTTCGCGGACGGTGCGCCGTTGAAACGAGTCCACGTGTCGGGTATTTACAGCCTGGTGGCAAAGAGACAGGCCTTCCAGAACCTAAGTGCGCCGAACACCCATCTGGAGGTGTCCGAGTGCAACAGCGTGATCCTCGAGAGCCACGCGTTCCGTAACTCCCGTGGAACACTGAGCGTCTCGATCTCGAGATGCAGACACGTGGGCATCAAACCGAACGCGTTCTCACGGTTGCTGTGGATAGCGGTGAAGGAGGTACCGACCCTGGAGTTGTCCAGCAACGCGTTCAAGCTCGAAGCTTCTCAACACGGCAGGCATGGACCAGCGACAAAGGTTAGTCGCATCAATGAAATCCCATAACCCGTTGGATTTTCATCATCGCGTAGTTGAACCTAGGTCCTAGATGACTCTTCGGTTCGATATTTTGCTACATCATCATCAATAATGAACAaacgttgtattttttttcttggaGAAACACAACACTCGTATTAAATTCTCTATCAGGGGATTCGTTTTATATTCTGCGACCAAGTAGAGATATTTTCACGAATCGATAGTTcagtaatcattttcaatgacgaatttaaggaattgtctTCTTTGGTAGCACTTTTAACGAGGGAGAGATCGTAGCTCGGTCGGAGGTTGCTCGAGTGAACGGCGAGGTTTAGAGCTTCTCGATGGTACTGAGAGGGACCAATTTGTCGAAACGCGAGGTATTCGTCGAGAAAAAGAATCGGAAATCCGTCATGTTTATAAAAAGACGGTTAACCGTAGACGCCTCGGTGTTTATTTTCCCGTTTGGCGCGCGGGCAGCACCGAGAGCCGACCGATCGAGAAATTATCTCGATAAACGAGCGGTGGAAACACGCTCGCCTAGGAGCTGGCGGTTTTCCAACAGCTGCGGCGACGATCCAtacaccccctccccctccctccctctgccACGGCCCGATTCCGCTGTAATCCTGATTTCTGATTCCGGCGCGCAGATTATGTTCCAAAGAGTGAGAATCACGGAGCTACCGACTGCGGTGTTCCCATCGGCGATCGCGGAGGTACGGATGGACGATATCTGGACGAAGGTGATCCGTAAGGACGCTTTCTGCGCGATGACCATCTTCAGCGTGACCATCAGCAACGCGTCGATCTTGGAGATCGAGACCGGCGCGTTCAGCGACAGGGCGCTGATCCAGagcctcgagttcgccgatgtCAGACTTAAGAGCATCGAGAGGGGAGCCTTCAGGGCTGGCCACGACAACCTCACGATACAATATTCGAGGTAGGTTTACGGTTGTTCCTTTTTCACGACCAAACTGACGAAAGAAGTATTTGAAATGACCTTCTCGTGATAAAACTTGACATAGATCTCTATCTACAGTAACTGGCAATTTTAGCCATAGATGATTGGTCAATTCTGAGAAACCTAGGTATATAAAcctgtacaattttttcaaatttgtacaCCCAATTTCCCCAAAATTGGCCAATCGTCTGTTAAAAAAGTCGACATCTAAAATCATCAGTACGCTTATCGTAGAAGTCTACCGTTCAGAAAAGTTTCATTGCTGAAGTCCACTTCGAATGCTCCTCTTGTGGTTGTTCATTACGAATTCAATCGACAATCTAGACACTTGTATCACCAATGTTCCGGAAGATGGCTACCGACTTCGCAACAACCGATACGTGAATTCTCCATCCGcgaatcgaattaatttttgtctAAGAATCTTGAAACAAGATCCCACAGCTGCGACAGTTGCGACACATTGTCAGGGGTATCCCGAACCCTGTCGTAAAAGGTTGATCGCGCGTCGAGTTACTTACCTCGACATCGCGCGTACACAAGCGATTAACTTTCTCTTCTCGGAGCGATACGGTCGCATTCCTCGGGAATAAAGAGCCCCGAGGGAAAAGTAGaactcgttcctccgcgaacttTATCCGTAAAAGAACTCCCCGTCTCGGCCAGGCTTGTGAAGCAATCGTTCTTTCCGCTTTTGCAGACTATCCGACGTGGACACCGGTGCCATCGATATATCCGCGGCAACGGTCAGCTTCAACAACAACGAGTTCCAGAACCTTCACCAGGGTGCGATCGTTCTCCACCAGTGGAACCACATAGCCATCGATTACAACCTGTTCGTCGATCTGGACACGGACGCGATCATGGCAGAGGTGGACGCGACTTCGGCGCCTAACTTCGAGTTCTCGTTCACGGGCAATCACATCCAGAGAGCGCAGCCCGGTTCGTTGAAGTTTGCTGCAATCTCGCAACGCGTGAACACCGCACGAGTGGGGAACAACTACTTCAAGGAGAAGTGCAGCTGCAATTTGGACACCTGGATCCGCGAGGTGACAGGGAAGAACAGCTCGGTCTCATGGATGATGGATTCGAGTTACTGCGTGGTCGACCAGCTCCTGGACCGTTGCTTCAACCTGCCTCAGGGCTACATGTCCATGAGGAACTTCACCAAAGTGATCTGCACGGCAGGTGATCACATCAACTGCGAGAAACCATCCGCCAAACCGAAACCGAGCGTCAGTCCGCCGAGTGTCGGGCCTCACGTCTATCCCAGACACAAGGGTTACTTCGATCTGGAGATGAGCGACTCGGAGCAACTCCAACGCGAGAAAAGGATCATCGTGGTGATCTGCGTGGTGGCAGTGTTCATCGTGTTGGTGGTGATACTCGCCTCGGGGATCCTCTACATGCGCAGAAGCGGTGTTTGCCCTAAACTGACCTCCGGTCATCTGATAAATCTCGCCAGCTGGTTGTCGCCTAGCAGCGGGATGACTGCTGCTACGTCGGCCAGGTCGATCTCCAGGTTGAGCGTGCACGAGTACGCTGGTCTCCAACCGGAGACCAGGATCCTGGAAGTGGAGACCCAACCGGAAGCagccgaggacgacgaggaggacgcggACGGTTTGTATCCGTACACGGAGAACAAAGCCACGCAAACTCTACCCGAGGAGCTTACCGAGGAGTACCTGAGGGATCTCAGAGAGAGACTGAACGATCCCGACAACTACAACCAAGCGAGGGACATGATCGAACACCTGTACGATCTGATCAAAGTCGAGGAGAgttgcaacaacaacaacaacgaccgACCGGGCTCCGACAGGGAGGAGAACGCGTACGACGTGATACGACCCAAGAGGAAGAACAGAGGTCCGCCCAAGTCGTCCATCAGTATAGGTACCAAAGCTCCATCGTTGGAGAAACTGTTGCCCAGCGGAATAGAGGCTAGGCCACCGTTGACCGAGTACACGGAGCCGCGAGATCAGAAGCCCAACGAGCTGCAGAACTATCTCTACGCAGAGCTACCGGGCGACGAGACGGTACCCAGCACCAGTAGACTGTCCCAACCGATCCTCGCCACACTGGCCGGTAGAGCTCCCCAGCCTCTACCACCCGACGTGGTCAACGATCACCTGATCAACGCCCACTCGAGCCAGATGTTCGGTAGCGCGAAAACCGAGAATCACAGGCTCCCAGACAGCCCGAAATTCGAGCCGGCCAGGAGCCAGGGCAGACCTATGAGTTTCCTGAAGGCCCTGGGCGAGAGTATCCTCGGCTCGTCGAAGACGAGCAACAACAACAAGAGGCCAAACTCGTTGCTCTGCGAATACGCCGAACCGTCCGACGCCACCGCTCACCTCTACTCGGAGCTACCTGAACCCCAAACCTCGACGCCGGCCAGCAAGATGGCGAACAGGCCGCTACCCACCAAACCCGACCAAGATTCCGTCAACACGGCGAGGGCATAACGACGTACCCTCGTCGATTGTCTGTGATATAAatgtgcgcgcgcacgcgcgagaAACTGACCAGCCCAGTCCGTCGTCACTGTCGCTATACCGTATCGTTCACGGGGATAGTACGTGTTACCGGATCGTGAAGCTCTCGGGCCGGCGAAGTGTCTCGCCAAGAGCTCCTACGTTGCGAAGAGACGTCAACGACTGagtgaatgagagagagagaacgagagtgagagaaagagagaaagaaagaaagaaagagagagagagagagagttttaTTCGCGGGACTATTTTAAGGTTTGTAAAAAGATAGAGAAATTTACGCGGAGGTCGCAAGACGGTTCGTTGTATATCTCTTTTCGCGTAAGCGTGGAAGTAGCACTAGATCGACCGTAGCGGCGACGCAACACgagtttttatttaaacaactgCCCCCTACCCTCCTCCGAGACCCGTGGAACACGTGGATGTATCatagatttatatatatttgctTCGACAGGTATTATTAAAGGAGTATTTCAACAtccttcgggcgagtttcaatttaacCGAGTCAAGATGAACTAACTGTTCCGATCGAACCCTTTGCGAATGACGTTTCTGGGATCGGACACACGCCCGGATGCACGACTTCTGATGATTCTTGGACTCGAGTCCCCTCCAGAGCCACCAGTGTCGCTCACCAATCGGAAATTAATCTGGGAGAATAATCTACCGACACCGATGTCCGTTATCCGTGGCGTTGGCTCGGATTTACGCGTTCGTTCTTTAAATATCCGGACGCGGTACACCGATGGCGGTGGTGGCTCGAAAGAATTCGAATCGCAAGATGGAAATACACGGGGTCGTATAATAGGATTTTTCGGTTAAAATAGTACCATCGCGAGGTGGTGTACGGTTTTGATCCGTACGCGGGGAACGTCGAGATCACGAATTCCTAGTCCCGTTCACGAACTCTTTGTCTCGGTTCCTCGAAATTCGATCGCCTAATTACAGCGAAGCGTTGTACCTAATTACAGGATCGTCTTTTCAGTGACTTTATTTAGTGAGTATTGCGTTTAGAATGGAAACGATGGTGACTCGAATGTGTACTAATCGCGAGAGGGAAACACCCGGAATCTTTCAGTGGAATTTTGGATAAAGATAGTATCACAAGGTACAACTATCAAGACCTAGATAATTCTGAATATCGAAAGCTAGAAACTCCTAATCCCATCTCCTTGCAATAACACCAGAATGTTGTTTCATGTCCACAGTGATCCTAACATTCTCCTATCCAGTAAGAGGCATGTGTCTTATTGTCGAGACAATAGTGATGACTCGAATGTGTTCTAATCGCAAGATGAAAATACGTGGGAATCTTTCAGTGGAATTTTGGATCAAAATAGTATCACAAGGTAGTATACAACTATCGAGACCTAGATAATTCTGAACATCAAAAGCTAGAACCTCCTAATCCCATCTCCTTGAAATATGTTCTCCTTGCAATAACACTACAATGTTGTTTCATGTCCACAGTGATCCTAACACTCTCCTATCCAGTGAATATTGAGGCAATAGTGGTGACTCGAATGTGTTCTAATCGCTAGATGAAAATACACGGAATCTTTCAGTGGAATTTTGGATCAAAATAGTATCACAAGGTAGTATATAACTATCGAGACCTAGATAACTCTGAACATCGAGAGCTAGAAACTCCTAATCCCATCTTCTTGTAGTAACACCAGAATGTTGTTTCATGTCCACAATGATCCTAACACTCTCCTATCCAGTGAGTATTGAGGTGACAGTAGTGGTGACTCGAATGTGTTCTAATCGCAAGATAAAAATACGCGGAACCTTTTAGTGAAATTTGGGATCAAAATAGTATCACAAGGTAGTATACAACTATCGAGACCTAGATAATTCTGAACATCGAGAGCTAGAAACTCCTAATCCCATCTCCTTGCAATAACACCACAATGTTGTTTCATGTCCACAGTGACCCTATCCCGTGACTGTCAAGCCGAATGACATGAAAGAATTCGAGTCGCAAGCTTGATATACGCACTATTAGTCTTTCATCGAATAGTATTCTCTGTCAAAATCATACGgcgaattcaatttttattctaatCCCGTCTACGAACCCATCGTCCCGAATCTTTGAAATTCCCCTCGTGAGAACACCGCACGGTTGTTCCACCGTCCAGGTTGATCCGAAATTTGTCTTCCCCCGCGAGAAGAACCCACTGCTGCGAAACGTCTTACACTCGGCAAGTTTACAGGTttgttttccccgtaggaagTCCTGGCAATCCTCCCGACGTCCTCCGAGTCCGAGGTTCCGATTTCCCTTTGGAGCAACCACGAAACTACGAACCCGTACGTACGAACTTTGTCGTATTGTTCGATTCCAACATCCAACGAAATCGCACCAGTCGCCATACGTTTCGAAATCAGACTCTCGAAGCTCACGAATCCGTTTCAAGTGTATTTTATCATTTGTTTCCTTCTTAGACGTTGCAAGGTTACGTCGAATCCGTGAATCAGCTCCAAGATCGCTGGAAAATCATCGAATCGTTTATCCATGGATCGATACTCGTCGAGAACGTCTCCAGAGTACGAACCGGTGCACCATAGATCCATGGGTATCTTTCACGCGGGAGCCTCGATCGTTTTCTTATCTCCGAGTAAGATTGTAATTCGAGCGTCGCGCGGCCAGATTTCGAGGCTTTCCCCGCTCCTTTGGCGTTCCACGCTCGGTCGGAACGCGTTTTCGAGTTCAAGGGTCGACACGGATATTTTTTCTCCTTTGTACGTGGAACAGCGGTGCTCACGCGCGAGCAGCGTAACGCAAGAGGAAACGGTGCGGTTCGGGTGGCCAACGAAACCCTCCAAAAGATATTCTTAATCTGTTTCGTTCTCTGGGCGTAGTCGGTACACACCGGTATATATCCGCGGCGAGACCAAACTATTCCACGAAGAATGCGAGACGAGCAAATAGAGACGGCTAGCTGGGGCGGGCTGCGATGCAGCTGTTGATGTTCAAACGGCTGttccctctctgtctctccttACGCTCGATTCACCGTGAAAACCAGAAAACTtccagagaagagagaagagagaactgctccagagtgagagagagaaggtGAGACGTGGAGGAGTGGAACATTGTACGCGATCGGAAATAAAAGAAGGCGTCAATGGTCGTGGAAACGCCAAGGTAAGTAActcgggtaaattaatttatcgagagGATTCACTTCTCGGTGACACGGAGCCAACC includes these proteins:
- the LOC143148685 gene encoding uncharacterized protein LOC143148685 isoform X1 produces the protein MYTGRRRVLNGPYGPVCDRAIVWSVLMWCLVSLPGNVESAPPGICAMDGCNCTVKAHRWINVKCVFSNDQDVELLEGTIPSDVMEVDVSHCRELRIQSGAFADGAPLKRVHVSGIYSLVAKRQAFQNLSAPNTHLEVSECNSVILESHAFRNSRGTLSVSISRCRHVGIKPNAFSRLLWIAVKEVPTLELSSNAFKLEASQHGRHGPATKIMFQRVRITELPTAVFPSAIAEVRMDDIWTKVIRKDAFCAMTIFSVTISNASILEIETGAFSDRALIQSLEFADVRLKSIERGAFRAGHDNLTIQYSRLSDVDTGAIDISAATVSFNNNEFQNLHQGAIVLHQWNHIAIDYNLFVDLDTDAIMAEVDATSAPNFEFSFTGNHIQRAQPGSLKFAAISQRVNTARVGNNYFKEKCSCNLDTWIREVTGKNSSVSWMMDSSYCVVDQLLDRCFNLPQGYMSMRNFTKVICTAGDHINCEKPSAKPKPSVSPPSVGPHVYPRHKGYFDLEMSDSEQLQREKRIIVVICVVAVFIVLVVILASGILYMRRSGVCPKLTSGHLINLASWLSPSSGMTAATSARSISRLSVHEYAGLQPETRILEVETQPEAAEDDEEDADGLYPYTENKATQTLPEELTEEYLRDLRERLNDPDNYNQARDMIEHLYDLIKVEESCNNNNNDRPGSDREENAYDVIRPKRKNRGPPKSSISIGTKAPSLEKLLPSGIEARPPLTEYTEPRDQKPNELQNYLYAELPGDETVPSTSRLSQPILATLAGRAPQPLPPDVVNDHLINAHSSQMFGSAKTENHRLPDSPKFEPARSQGRPMSFLKALGESILGSSKTSNNNKRPNSLLCEYAEPSDATAHLYSELPEPQTSTPASKMANRPLPTKPDQDSVNTARA
- the LOC143148685 gene encoding uncharacterized protein LOC143148685 isoform X2, whose amino-acid sequence is MEVDVSHCRELRIQSGAFADGAPLKRVHVSGIYSLVAKRQAFQNLSAPNTHLEVSECNSVILESHAFRNSRGTLSVSISRCRHVGIKPNAFSRLLWIAVKEVPTLELSSNAFKLEASQHGRHGPATKIMFQRVRITELPTAVFPSAIAEVRMDDIWTKVIRKDAFCAMTIFSVTISNASILEIETGAFSDRALIQSLEFADVRLKSIERGAFRAGHDNLTIQYSRLSDVDTGAIDISAATVSFNNNEFQNLHQGAIVLHQWNHIAIDYNLFVDLDTDAIMAEVDATSAPNFEFSFTGNHIQRAQPGSLKFAAISQRVNTARVGNNYFKEKCSCNLDTWIREVTGKNSSVSWMMDSSYCVVDQLLDRCFNLPQGYMSMRNFTKVICTAGDHINCEKPSAKPKPSVSPPSVGPHVYPRHKGYFDLEMSDSEQLQREKRIIVVICVVAVFIVLVVILASGILYMRRSGVCPKLTSGHLINLASWLSPSSGMTAATSARSISRLSVHEYAGLQPETRILEVETQPEAAEDDEEDADGLYPYTENKATQTLPEELTEEYLRDLRERLNDPDNYNQARDMIEHLYDLIKVEESCNNNNNDRPGSDREENAYDVIRPKRKNRGPPKSSISIGTKAPSLEKLLPSGIEARPPLTEYTEPRDQKPNELQNYLYAELPGDETVPSTSRLSQPILATLAGRAPQPLPPDVVNDHLINAHSSQMFGSAKTENHRLPDSPKFEPARSQGRPMSFLKALGESILGSSKTSNNNKRPNSLLCEYAEPSDATAHLYSELPEPQTSTPASKMANRPLPTKPDQDSVNTARA